A portion of the Hyalangium minutum genome contains these proteins:
- a CDS encoding RNA polymerase sigma factor, which yields MKSAGEIVASNFDEWHAKHYALLMPIAEKLCRAFGGIEPRDLVQEALLRFVERFTGALQADEEPVDGWLITVMTNHFYDLIRGTMGRKKAEDDPTITRWTLGQGAASDTYERITRERFEWAIEKLPRQQRLTFLLRSQGLRNQEIASKLGVSAGLVAKRLFDARQRLGELLKPYLDEGTH from the coding sequence ATGAAGAGCGCCGGGGAGATTGTGGCCAGCAATTTCGATGAGTGGCACGCCAAGCATTACGCGCTGCTGATGCCCATTGCCGAGAAACTGTGTCGCGCCTTCGGGGGCATAGAACCCAGAGACCTGGTCCAGGAGGCGCTGCTGCGCTTCGTCGAGCGCTTCACTGGAGCGCTCCAGGCGGACGAAGAGCCAGTGGATGGCTGGCTCATTACCGTCATGACCAATCACTTCTATGACCTGATCCGAGGCACCATGGGCCGGAAGAAGGCAGAAGACGATCCGACCATCACCCGCTGGACGCTGGGACAGGGAGCGGCCTCGGACACGTACGAGCGCATCACCCGGGAGCGCTTCGAGTGGGCCATCGAGAAGCTGCCCCGGCAGCAGCGGCTCACCTTTCTGCTCCGCTCCCAGGGACTGCGCAACCAGGAGATCGCCAGCAAGCTGGGCGTGTCTGCTGGACTCGTGGCCAAGCGGTTGTTCGATGCTCGCCAGAGGCTCGGCGAGTTGCTCAAGCCTTACCTCGATGAGGGAACTCACTGA
- a CDS encoding SAVED domain-containing protein: MGDLLRRFLEDVLKELEGWEAYENALLEAEETHTPRRLLFRFSAGELFSLPWSLTSLSHGGRSLGTIAPHPLQFEWAHNTLTPPASHRHGRVLFAWSDAEGDVEEDRHLSAIQKACPDFNQDQDALKDVTLDSLRSRLKKARQEGKPFRILHILCHGGPVPGGTFGLSWKDPHRPSRPTRIDGDSLRDVLGPYHRDLQAIVLSACHGGNPGQVGSMFGGVAHDLHRLGIPAVIASQMPLSINGSVQMTGAFYQALCGQNVPIYEAFQKAHEVLSASSLDWASLQFFAQSPPEARARGQRIVFSPDTPLPELPEELVVAYEVNFNVAHASIIEALKGEAGEDPDVVVLQPFDKVRDDLPATSREWRRALDQADQLVDALGTHVSKVHLFGRAPLPLMFHLGWRLSRWKLSVYQEQRGRTGVWTCGYDSMQQPSSEEKFFREEAWPAPEAGRASGGRLAMTLEVNLSIHSEELARWLGTEAPPALVRLVAARGPSPTVLRGPLDTAHAVEEFRTCLERIRAEWPDVQEVWLALACPASLAAALGRVYNPKTHPTFKLFNFRRSEGYVEVPWSGCVTRKAGRRS; encoded by the coding sequence ATGGGTGATCTGCTGCGCAGATTTCTCGAGGACGTGCTGAAAGAACTGGAGGGCTGGGAGGCCTACGAGAACGCTCTACTTGAGGCCGAGGAAACGCACACACCTCGTCGGCTGCTATTTCGCTTCAGCGCAGGGGAACTGTTCAGCCTCCCCTGGTCACTGACTTCGCTCAGCCATGGAGGCCGAAGCCTTGGCACGATCGCGCCGCATCCCCTGCAGTTCGAATGGGCCCACAACACGTTGACTCCCCCGGCCTCCCACCGCCATGGCCGGGTTCTGTTCGCCTGGTCCGACGCGGAGGGGGATGTCGAGGAGGACCGCCATCTCTCCGCCATCCAGAAGGCGTGTCCCGACTTCAATCAGGATCAGGACGCACTCAAGGATGTGACCCTGGATTCGCTTCGCAGCAGGTTGAAAAAGGCACGCCAAGAGGGGAAGCCGTTTCGCATCCTCCACATCCTGTGTCACGGAGGCCCAGTTCCCGGAGGAACGTTTGGACTGAGCTGGAAAGATCCCCATCGGCCGAGCAGACCCACGCGGATTGATGGAGACAGCCTTCGCGATGTGCTGGGTCCCTATCACCGGGATCTACAGGCAATCGTGCTGAGCGCATGTCACGGCGGTAATCCTGGTCAGGTGGGGAGCATGTTTGGAGGGGTGGCCCACGACCTTCACCGCCTCGGCATCCCAGCGGTCATCGCATCGCAGATGCCCCTGAGCATCAACGGCTCTGTACAGATGACGGGGGCGTTCTACCAAGCTCTCTGCGGACAGAATGTCCCCATCTACGAAGCCTTTCAGAAAGCCCATGAGGTACTGAGTGCGTCGTCCCTCGACTGGGCATCGCTCCAGTTCTTTGCGCAGTCTCCGCCCGAGGCCCGTGCGCGCGGGCAACGCATAGTGTTCTCGCCAGACACGCCGCTCCCCGAGCTTCCGGAGGAACTCGTGGTGGCCTACGAGGTGAACTTCAACGTGGCGCATGCCTCCATCATCGAGGCGCTCAAAGGAGAGGCCGGTGAGGATCCGGATGTCGTCGTGCTGCAGCCCTTTGACAAGGTCAGGGATGATTTGCCCGCCACCTCCCGGGAGTGGCGGCGCGCACTCGATCAGGCCGATCAGCTCGTAGACGCGCTTGGAACACACGTTTCAAAGGTGCACCTCTTCGGGCGTGCCCCCTTGCCGCTCATGTTCCATCTGGGGTGGCGGTTGAGCCGGTGGAAGCTGAGCGTGTACCAGGAGCAAAGAGGACGCACCGGCGTTTGGACCTGTGGCTACGACTCCATGCAGCAGCCTTCTTCTGAGGAGAAGTTCTTCCGGGAGGAGGCTTGGCCGGCTCCCGAGGCCGGACGCGCATCGGGGGGACGCCTGGCCATGACCCTTGAGGTGAACCTGTCCATCCACTCCGAGGAACTGGCCCGGTGGCTGGGGACCGAGGCACCTCCCGCGCTGGTGCGCCTGGTGGCAGCCCGTGGGCCCTCACCTACGGTGCTGCGAGGACCTCTGGACACGGCACATGCCGTCGAGGAGTTCCGCACATGTCTGGAGCGCATCCGCGCTGAATGGCCAGACGTTCAAGAGGTGTGGCTCGCGCTGGCGTGTCCGGCCAGTCTGGCAGCAGCACTGGGCAGGGTCTACAACCCGAAAACGCATCCCACCTTCAAGCTCTTCAACTTCCGGAGGTCCGAGGGCTATGTGGAGGTCCCCTGGTCTGGATGCGTCACGCGCAAAGCCGGGCGCCGCTCATGA
- a CDS encoding nucleotidyltransferase, with protein MPTVAQSFEQFMQDLELREGENREAQRQERVVFDALRHHLSPRESILSGSYGRNTAIRPLHDIDLFLIFTTDSSGNGKVLQPQEFLERVAQALRKEFRGKQPRLQNRSVNIEFSGTGIGFDVVPAFEDLRQPGIYWIPDMRLGQWIRSNPRKHIAACDEANRKAMQRLKPLIKAIKRWNQLQGKPVPSFLLEVMAYEGIASFQPESHPSVYAQGMAHLFQFMSEHIRADWKDPAGLGPPVNAGVGEGHLQQGQQRLSGASRKAARALELERRVDMPGANELWRELLGTDYPVR; from the coding sequence ATGCCGACTGTGGCGCAGTCATTCGAGCAGTTCATGCAGGACCTAGAGCTCCGCGAAGGTGAGAACCGCGAGGCGCAGCGTCAGGAGCGGGTCGTCTTCGATGCGTTGCGTCACCATCTGAGCCCGCGGGAGTCCATTCTCAGTGGCTCGTATGGACGGAATACGGCCATCCGGCCTTTGCACGATATCGACCTCTTCCTCATCTTCACGACGGACTCGAGCGGAAACGGAAAGGTCCTGCAGCCACAAGAGTTTCTCGAGCGCGTCGCGCAAGCGCTGCGGAAGGAGTTCCGCGGCAAGCAACCGCGACTGCAAAACCGCTCGGTCAACATTGAGTTCTCCGGGACGGGCATCGGTTTCGATGTGGTCCCCGCGTTCGAAGATCTGCGCCAGCCGGGCATCTACTGGATTCCCGATATGCGCTTGGGGCAGTGGATCCGGAGCAATCCGCGCAAGCACATCGCGGCCTGTGACGAGGCGAACAGGAAAGCGATGCAGCGGCTGAAGCCGCTCATCAAGGCCATCAAGCGCTGGAACCAACTCCAAGGCAAGCCGGTGCCGTCGTTCTTGCTGGAGGTGATGGCCTACGAGGGCATTGCCTCGTTCCAGCCGGAGTCCCACCCGTCCGTCTACGCGCAGGGCATGGCGCATCTGTTTCAGTTCATGAGCGAGCACATCCGGGCTGACTGGAAGGATCCCGCTGGGCTCGGGCCTCCTGTGAATGCCGGAGTAGGGGAGGGGCATCTTCAGCAAGGGCAGCAGCGGCTTTCGGGCGCCTCACGCAAGGCGGCCCGAGCGCTGGAACTTGAGCGGCGGGTCGACATGCCTGGCGCGAACGAACTCTGGCGGGAGTTGTTGGGGACGGACTACCCAGTCCGGTAG
- a CDS encoding ABC transporter substrate-binding protein, whose translation MKKVMAGLVAAAALVNPTLARAETLHIACGSVGMEKDLCTQGAEAWAKKTGHTVQIMSASTDATQELAQLQQLLAAGSTDLDVARIDIVWPGLVANHFIDLKPYIPEDVLKQHFQPIVQNNTVNGKLVAMPWFTDAGLLYYRTDLLEKYGQKPPTTWQELAQAARTVLEGEKKAGNDKLVGFVFQGKSYEGLTCNALEWVDSFGGGTVVDPQGKVTLNNPKAAEAVDFIASLVGNVVPKGVLSYEEEGARGAFQSGNAVFMRNWPYAWALANNKDSPIKGKVGVMALPKGGADGKSTGTLGGWQLGVPKYSLHKDLAVDLVKYLTSYEEQKRRALVGAFNPTITSLYQDAELLKANPFFGSLYTTFTNAVPRPTITGTKYNQVSNEFRNSVYATLSGKGKAADNFAKAETKLKGLSKNGKW comes from the coding sequence ATGAAGAAGGTCATGGCAGGGCTCGTAGCTGCGGCGGCGCTGGTCAACCCCACACTGGCGCGAGCCGAGACGCTCCACATCGCCTGTGGCAGCGTGGGCATGGAGAAGGACCTGTGCACGCAGGGCGCGGAGGCCTGGGCGAAGAAGACTGGGCACACCGTGCAGATCATGAGCGCGTCCACGGATGCCACCCAGGAGCTGGCACAGCTTCAGCAGCTGCTGGCGGCGGGCTCGACGGATCTGGATGTCGCGCGCATCGACATCGTGTGGCCGGGCCTCGTGGCCAACCACTTCATCGACTTGAAGCCCTACATCCCCGAGGACGTGCTGAAGCAGCACTTCCAGCCCATCGTGCAGAACAACACGGTGAACGGGAAGCTGGTGGCCATGCCCTGGTTCACGGACGCGGGGCTGCTCTACTACCGCACGGATCTGCTGGAGAAGTACGGGCAGAAGCCGCCCACCACGTGGCAGGAGCTGGCGCAGGCGGCCCGCACGGTGCTGGAGGGTGAGAAGAAGGCGGGCAATGACAAGCTCGTGGGCTTCGTGTTCCAGGGCAAGTCCTACGAGGGCCTGACGTGCAACGCGCTGGAGTGGGTGGACTCCTTCGGCGGCGGCACGGTGGTGGATCCCCAGGGCAAGGTCACGCTCAACAACCCGAAGGCCGCGGAGGCCGTCGACTTCATCGCCTCGCTGGTGGGCAACGTGGTGCCCAAGGGCGTGCTGAGCTACGAGGAGGAGGGGGCTCGCGGCGCCTTCCAGTCCGGCAATGCGGTGTTCATGCGCAACTGGCCGTATGCGTGGGCGCTGGCCAACAACAAGGACAGCCCGATCAAGGGCAAGGTGGGCGTGATGGCGCTGCCCAAGGGTGGCGCGGACGGCAAGTCCACGGGCACGCTGGGTGGCTGGCAGCTCGGGGTGCCGAAGTACTCGCTGCACAAGGATCTGGCGGTGGATCTGGTGAAGTACCTGACCAGCTACGAGGAGCAGAAGCGCCGGGCCCTGGTGGGTGCGTTCAACCCGACCATCACCAGCCTCTACCAGGACGCGGAGCTGCTGAAGGCCAACCCGTTCTTCGGCAGCCTCTACACCACCTTCACCAACGCGGTGCCTCGGCCGACCATCACCGGCACGAAGTACAACCAGGTGAGCAACGAGTTCCGCAACAGCGTCTACGCCACGCTCTCCGGCAAGGGGAAGGCGGCCGACAACTTCGCCAAGGCCGAGACCAAGCTCAAGGGCCTGAGCAAGAACGGGAAGTGGTGA
- a CDS encoding glycoside hydrolase family 31 protein: protein MHFNDLSAETTRVTFWGSHSALEIRSPLPGVLRLRHLPSLGAAAVTLREVPSKQSWSVLEHLERPLSIRREGQGAEQTVVVGTEELSLEVQLALGTWRLRDAGGRELARCDSFAGEVRPDYPVTRFRSRLTLRSPVDEAWLGFGEKVGALDKRGMRFTFWNTDVLPHHPDTDPLYQSIPFSLGLRDGIAWGFFLDESWRMEVDVAAEDPLGVRWESSGPELDAYVFAGPLPSDVVKRYTALTGRAPLPPLWSLGAQQSRWGYENAKDIRAVLHGYRKARLPLDCLYLDIDYMEGYKVWTWDKTRYPDPAGLAREAAEQGVRLVTIVDPGVKAEPGYRVYDEALASDFLVRNDRGSVLLGEVWPKPAVFPDFTRAPVQKWWGKLHKEFLETGISGFWNDMNEPSCFKLLNGNESFSVPGVPSADVGKVEGITLPYDARHGDRRHLEVHNVYALGMAKGTYEGLRELAPERRPFVLTRAGFAGIQRYAAVWTGDNSSYWAHLELSISMLLGLGLSGVSFAGVDVPGFLGRASGEMLVRWTQLGAFYPMLRNHSAKGTPQQEPWCFGEPYLSLTRQWMEHRYRLLPTLYTLMHEASVEGLPVMRPLVMYAPGDTEALRMDDAFLFGRDLLVAPIVRQYRTRRHMYLPEGRWLPFSQLAPSGEILEGRQHTLAEAPLDTVPLWLRAGGAVALTEPALHTTTAQWKQLTWHIHAAPRIDARLYEDAGEGYGAARLTRLVGEWQSGRCVLERATEGELPLARQQETLCVYGLPAPREVRGARQHRFAEGKLTLDVEGDWRRLEILL, encoded by the coding sequence ATGCACTTCAACGATCTCTCCGCTGAAACCACCCGAGTCACCTTCTGGGGTTCCCACTCCGCCCTGGAGATCCGCAGCCCGTTGCCCGGAGTCCTGAGGCTGCGTCACCTGCCTTCGCTGGGGGCCGCGGCCGTCACGCTGCGAGAGGTGCCCTCCAAGCAGTCCTGGTCCGTGCTGGAGCATCTGGAGCGGCCCCTGTCGATCCGCCGGGAGGGGCAGGGCGCGGAGCAGACCGTGGTGGTGGGCACGGAAGAGCTGTCGCTGGAGGTGCAGCTGGCACTGGGCACCTGGCGGCTGAGGGATGCCGGCGGCCGGGAGCTCGCCCGGTGTGACAGCTTCGCCGGAGAGGTGCGGCCGGACTACCCCGTGACGCGCTTCCGCTCCCGGCTCACGCTGCGCTCGCCCGTCGACGAGGCCTGGCTGGGCTTCGGCGAGAAGGTGGGGGCGCTCGACAAGCGCGGCATGCGCTTCACCTTCTGGAACACGGACGTGCTGCCGCACCACCCGGACACGGATCCGCTCTACCAGTCCATCCCCTTCAGCCTGGGCCTGCGCGATGGCATCGCCTGGGGCTTCTTCCTCGATGAGTCGTGGAGGATGGAAGTGGACGTGGCGGCCGAGGATCCCCTGGGCGTGCGATGGGAGTCCTCGGGCCCCGAACTGGATGCCTATGTGTTCGCGGGCCCGCTGCCCTCGGACGTGGTGAAGCGCTACACCGCGCTCACGGGCCGGGCGCCCTTGCCGCCGCTCTGGAGCCTGGGGGCGCAGCAGTCTCGCTGGGGCTACGAGAACGCCAAGGACATCCGCGCTGTCCTCCACGGCTATCGCAAGGCCCGGCTCCCGCTGGACTGCCTGTACCTCGATATCGATTACATGGAGGGCTACAAGGTCTGGACGTGGGACAAGACCCGCTATCCGGATCCCGCTGGGCTGGCGCGCGAGGCGGCCGAGCAGGGCGTGCGGCTGGTGACCATCGTCGATCCCGGGGTGAAGGCCGAGCCGGGCTACCGCGTCTATGACGAGGCGCTCGCCAGCGACTTCCTGGTGCGCAATGACCGGGGCAGCGTGCTGCTCGGAGAGGTGTGGCCCAAGCCCGCCGTGTTCCCGGACTTCACGCGCGCGCCGGTGCAAAAGTGGTGGGGCAAGCTGCACAAGGAGTTCCTGGAGACCGGCATCTCGGGCTTCTGGAACGACATGAACGAGCCGTCCTGCTTCAAGCTCCTCAACGGGAATGAGTCTTTCTCCGTGCCCGGGGTGCCCTCGGCGGACGTGGGCAAGGTGGAGGGGATCACGCTGCCCTATGACGCCCGGCACGGCGACAGGCGCCACCTGGAGGTGCACAACGTCTACGCCTTGGGCATGGCGAAGGGGACCTACGAGGGGCTGCGCGAGCTGGCACCGGAGCGGCGGCCCTTCGTGCTGACGCGGGCGGGCTTCGCTGGCATCCAGCGCTACGCTGCGGTGTGGACGGGGGACAACTCCAGCTACTGGGCGCACCTGGAACTCTCTATCTCCATGCTCCTGGGGCTGGGTCTGTCCGGGGTGTCCTTCGCGGGAGTGGATGTGCCGGGCTTCCTGGGGCGGGCCTCCGGGGAGATGCTGGTGCGCTGGACGCAGCTGGGCGCCTTCTACCCGATGCTGCGCAACCACTCCGCCAAGGGCACGCCGCAGCAGGAGCCCTGGTGCTTCGGCGAGCCCTACCTGTCGCTCACCCGCCAGTGGATGGAGCACCGCTACCGGCTGCTGCCCACCCTCTACACGCTGATGCACGAGGCGTCCGTGGAGGGGCTGCCGGTGATGCGTCCGCTCGTCATGTATGCGCCTGGGGACACGGAGGCGCTGCGCATGGACGATGCGTTCCTGTTCGGCCGGGATCTGCTCGTCGCGCCCATCGTTCGCCAGTACCGGACGCGGCGGCACATGTACCTGCCCGAGGGCCGGTGGTTGCCCTTCTCGCAGCTGGCGCCCTCCGGGGAGATCCTCGAGGGGCGGCAGCACACGCTGGCCGAGGCCCCGCTGGACACGGTGCCGCTGTGGCTGCGTGCGGGAGGCGCGGTGGCGCTCACGGAGCCGGCGCTGCACACCACCACGGCCCAGTGGAAGCAGCTCACGTGGCACATCCACGCGGCGCCGCGCATTGACGCGCGTCTGTATGAAGACGCGGGCGAGGGCTATGGCGCGGCGCGGCTAACGCGGCTCGTCGGAGAGTGGCAGTCCGGCCGCTGCGTGCTCGAGCGTGCAACGGAAGGAGAGTTGCCGCTGGCGCGCCAGCAGGAGACGCTGTGTGTTTACGGCCTGCCCGCTCCCCGCGAGGTGCGAGGCGCCCGACAGCACCGCTTCGCGGAGGGGAAGCTCACGCTCGACGTGGAGGGGGACTGGAGGCGGCTGGAGATCCTTTTGTAG
- a CDS encoding CARDB domain-containing protein has protein sequence MVDPAGVVTQAVDTNVALGKSITTSGYTQVYAATNANDNNRATYWEGTANAYPNTLTVNLGSNHTISSVVVQLNPDSAWSTRTQTFSVLGHNASTTTFSTLVASATYTFNPSTGNQVTIPVSGTVSEVRLQFTANSGAPGGQVAEFQILGSPAGGTTYALTVNNGSGSGSYASGAVVNISANAPSSGQVFNGWTGGVASSFGNASSASTTYTMTAAATTITATYTASTGGSKYEGESATLSGGAQINSNHTGYSGTGFVEGYWTQGARTQFNVSVASAGWYDVTLRYGNGFTDSNLSLYVGGTKQGQVSLPTTGAWTTWANKAQAVYLNAGSNAVAYQYDAGDVANVNLDYITVAATATQRADLTVTDIQWTAPSSPPQEGEAISFKAVVKNAGTGASPSSVHKVSFLVNGAEVAVSTLPSTTSLAAGASVTLTANASWSTSYGSYPVTAVVDPDNAIAEFNDSNNSFTKTLTVSRRPGPDLIVQAISSTPSTPAAGAAVSFTVTVTNQGLDPTPGSSVAVRLVIDGATTLNGTVPSSLAAGAGAAVTLSGTWTATNGNHTLVATVDPASAISESVETNNSLTSSLFVGRGANVPWIEYEAENGRTNGAVQGPSRALGTIAGEASGRKAVVLNATGQYVEWTTVAPANAIVVRNSMPDAAGGGGIQATLSLYVNGSKLGTLNLSSKEAWVYGDDATQFNSPSAGAPRRIYDESSKLLNTTIPAGATVRLQKDSGDTSPYYAIDFIDLELVGAPIAKPAGYIDVTEGGHSWAPAIPNDGISDENAINQAIWAVQAGTYAGVYLPPGTFDQTNKIQVKGVTIQGAGMWYTKLYNAALNEDAGWGQTGFIITGDNAKFRDFAIFGNTDGLRTQGGKAWVNSAYKNTVIENMWVEHVQCAYWVGGNSESTNLRISNSRFRNTGADAVNLCNGTKDSIVENSHARNTGDDAFAIWSATDLYPFPATNNVIRNCTVQIVWRAAGFAIYGGLNNRIENSVVSDTLTYPGLTVSSEFNPYPMQSATVDGLTIIRSGGTYWGGQQFGSIWLRADQNPTNNITIKNVDIIDPTYQGISIQSNGGVFTNLAFQNITINNPTNYGIQVLSTARGGGTFTNVTVNNAPTAKVANQSSGGFTITSGGGNNW, from the coding sequence GTGGTGGATCCCGCCGGAGTCGTGACGCAGGCGGTGGACACGAACGTCGCGCTCGGCAAGAGCATCACGACCTCCGGCTACACGCAGGTCTACGCGGCGACGAACGCGAACGACAACAACCGGGCCACCTACTGGGAGGGCACGGCCAACGCGTACCCCAACACGCTGACGGTGAACCTGGGCAGCAACCACACGATCAGCTCCGTCGTGGTGCAGCTCAACCCGGACAGTGCCTGGAGCACGCGCACCCAGACGTTCTCGGTGCTGGGACACAACGCCAGCACGACCACCTTCTCGACGCTCGTGGCCTCGGCGACCTACACCTTCAATCCGTCGACGGGCAATCAGGTGACGATCCCCGTCTCTGGGACGGTGAGCGAGGTGCGGCTCCAGTTCACCGCGAACAGCGGCGCCCCGGGCGGTCAGGTCGCGGAGTTCCAGATCCTGGGCTCGCCTGCGGGCGGAACGACCTATGCACTGACCGTGAACAACGGCTCGGGCAGTGGCTCCTACGCGTCCGGCGCCGTCGTGAACATCTCGGCCAACGCTCCGTCGTCCGGCCAGGTCTTCAATGGCTGGACTGGTGGCGTGGCCTCGAGCTTCGGCAATGCCAGCTCGGCCTCGACGACGTACACGATGACCGCGGCCGCGACGACAATCACCGCCACGTACACGGCGAGCACCGGCGGCTCGAAGTATGAGGGTGAGTCCGCGACCCTGAGCGGGGGCGCGCAGATCAACAGCAACCACACAGGCTACAGCGGCACGGGCTTCGTGGAGGGCTACTGGACCCAGGGCGCGCGCACCCAGTTCAACGTGTCCGTCGCGAGCGCCGGCTGGTACGACGTCACGCTGCGTTACGGCAATGGCTTCACGGACTCCAACCTCTCGCTCTACGTGGGCGGCACGAAGCAGGGCCAGGTCTCGCTGCCCACCACGGGCGCCTGGACGACCTGGGCCAACAAGGCGCAGGCCGTCTATCTGAACGCGGGCAGCAACGCGGTGGCGTACCAGTACGACGCGGGAGACGTGGCGAACGTCAACCTGGACTACATCACCGTGGCCGCCACGGCCACGCAGCGGGCGGACCTGACCGTCACCGACATCCAGTGGACCGCGCCGAGCAGCCCCCCGCAGGAGGGCGAGGCCATCTCCTTCAAGGCCGTCGTGAAGAACGCCGGCACCGGCGCCAGCCCGAGCAGCGTCCACAAGGTCTCCTTCCTCGTGAACGGCGCGGAGGTCGCGGTGTCGACGCTGCCCTCGACGACGTCCCTCGCGGCGGGCGCCAGCGTCACCCTGACGGCGAACGCTTCGTGGTCCACCTCGTACGGCAGCTATCCGGTCACGGCCGTGGTGGATCCGGACAACGCCATCGCCGAGTTCAACGACAGCAACAACAGCTTCACCAAGACGCTGACGGTGTCGCGGCGCCCCGGTCCGGACCTGATCGTCCAGGCCATCTCCTCGACGCCGTCGACGCCCGCGGCGGGCGCGGCGGTCTCCTTCACGGTGACGGTGACGAACCAGGGCCTCGATCCCACGCCCGGCTCCTCCGTGGCGGTGCGGCTGGTGATTGATGGAGCGACGACCCTGAATGGGACGGTGCCCAGCTCGCTCGCGGCGGGCGCCGGCGCGGCGGTCACCCTGAGCGGCACGTGGACGGCCACGAACGGCAACCACACCCTTGTGGCGACGGTGGACCCCGCGTCGGCCATCTCCGAGTCCGTGGAGACCAACAACTCGCTGACCTCGAGCCTCTTCGTCGGCCGTGGCGCCAACGTGCCCTGGATCGAGTACGAGGCGGAGAACGGGCGCACCAACGGCGCCGTCCAGGGCCCGAGCCGGGCGCTGGGCACCATCGCGGGTGAGGCCTCGGGCCGCAAGGCGGTGGTCCTCAACGCGACGGGCCAGTACGTGGAGTGGACGACCGTGGCCCCGGCGAACGCCATCGTGGTCCGCAACAGCATGCCGGACGCGGCGGGCGGTGGTGGCATCCAGGCGACGCTGAGCCTCTACGTCAACGGCAGCAAGCTGGGGACGCTCAACCTCTCCTCCAAGGAGGCCTGGGTCTACGGCGATGATGCCACCCAGTTCAACTCGCCCTCGGCCGGCGCCCCGCGCCGCATCTATGACGAGTCGAGCAAGCTGCTGAACACCACCATCCCGGCCGGGGCCACCGTTCGCCTGCAGAAGGACTCGGGCGACACCTCGCCGTACTACGCCATCGACTTCATCGATCTGGAGCTGGTGGGCGCGCCGATCGCCAAGCCCGCGGGCTACATCGACGTCACCGAGGGCGGCCACAGCTGGGCGCCCGCGATCCCCAACGACGGCATCTCGGACGAGAACGCCATCAACCAGGCCATCTGGGCGGTGCAGGCTGGCACCTACGCGGGTGTGTACCTGCCGCCGGGCACCTTCGACCAGACCAACAAGATCCAGGTCAAGGGCGTCACCATCCAGGGCGCGGGCATGTGGTACACGAAGCTCTACAACGCCGCGCTGAACGAGGATGCGGGCTGGGGCCAGACGGGCTTCATCATCACTGGCGACAACGCGAAGTTCCGGGACTTCGCCATCTTCGGCAACACGGATGGCTTGCGGACCCAGGGCGGCAAGGCGTGGGTGAACTCGGCCTACAAGAACACCGTCATCGAGAACATGTGGGTCGAGCACGTCCAGTGCGCTTACTGGGTGGGCGGCAACTCCGAGTCGACGAACCTGCGCATCAGCAACTCGCGCTTCCGCAACACCGGCGCGGACGCCGTCAACCTCTGCAACGGCACCAAGGACAGCATCGTGGAGAACTCCCACGCCCGCAACACGGGTGACGATGCGTTCGCCATCTGGTCCGCGACCGACCTGTACCCGTTCCCGGCCACCAACAACGTGATTCGCAACTGCACCGTGCAGATCGTCTGGCGCGCCGCGGGCTTCGCCATCTACGGCGGCCTCAACAACCGGATCGAGAACAGCGTCGTCTCCGACACGCTGACCTATCCCGGCTTGACGGTCAGCTCCGAGTTCAATCCGTACCCCATGCAGTCCGCGACGGTGGATGGCCTGACGATCATCCGCAGCGGCGGCACCTACTGGGGTGGGCAGCAGTTCGGTTCGATCTGGCTGCGCGCCGACCAGAACCCGACCAACAACATCACGATCAAGAACGTGGACATCATCGACCCGACGTACCAGGGCATCAGCATCCAGAGCAACGGAGGCGTGTTCACCAACCTGGCCTTCCAGAACATCACCATCAACAACCCCACCAACTACGGCATCCAGGTGCTGTCCACGGCGCGGGGCGGCGGCACCTTCACCAACGTGACGGTGAACAACGCCCCCACCGCCAAGGTCGCCAACCAGAGCAGCGGCGGCTTCACCATCACCAGCGGTGGTGGCAACAACTGGTAG